CGATACCGGCCAGATCGATGGCTGCTTCAACGCCGGAGTTACCGCCGCCGATCACCGCCACACGCTTGCCCTTGAATAGCGGGCCGTCGCAGTGCGGGCAGTACGCCACGCCTTTGTTGCGGTATTCCTGCTCACCCGGGACGTTCATTTCGCGCCAGCGTGCGCCGGTCGCGAGAATCACACTCTTGGCTTTCAGGGTTGCACCGCTGGCGAAGCGGACTTCGTGCAGCTCGCCATTCTTGCCCGGGATCAGCTTGTCGGCGCGTTGCAGGTTCATGATGTCGACGTCGTATTGCTTGACGTGTTCTTCCAGCGCCGTGGCCAGTTTCGGACCTTCGGTTTCCTGTACGGAAATGAAGTTCTCGATGGCCATGGTGTCCAGCACCTGACCGCCGAAGCGCTCAGCGACGACACCGGTGCGAATACCTTTACGTGCAGCATAAATCGCTGCCGACGCACCGGCCGGGCCACCGCCGACGACCAGCACGTCAAAAGCTTCTTTGGCGCTGATCTTCTCGGCCTGACGCACGATGGCACCGGTGTCGAGTTTGGCGAGGATTTCTTCCAGGCCCATGCGGCCCTGGCCGAAGTTTTCGCCGTTCAGGTAGATGCTCGGCACGGCCATGATCTTGCGATCGTTGACTTCGTCCTGGAACAACGCGCCGTCGATGGCGACGTGGCGGATGTTCGGGTTGAGCACGGCCATCAGGTTCAACGCCTGGACGACGTCCGGGCAGTTCTGGCAGGACAGCGAGAAGTAAGTCTCGAAGCTGAACTCGCCTTTGAGCGAGCGAATCTGCTCGATCACTTCAACGCTCGCCTTCGATGGGTGGCCGCCGACTTGCAGCAGGGCCAGCACCAGAGAGGTGAATTCGTGGCCCATCGGGATGCCGGCAAAATGCAGGCTGATGTCGGCTCCGGGGCGATTGATCGAAAACGATGGTTTGCGGGCATCGTCACCGCTGTCGATCAGGGTAATCTGGCTCGAAAGACTGGCAACGTCTTTGAGCAGGTCGAGCATTTCACGGGATTTCGCACCGTCGTCGAGGGATGCAACGATCTCGATCGGTTGGGTGACCCGTTCCAGGTACGATTTCAACTGGGCTTTAAGATTGGCGTCCAACATACGGGCGATTTCCTTTATTTGAGGCGAAAAAAAGCCCGAGCGAATCTCGCCCGGGCATTTTTATTGGGCGGTGCAGCTAACTTATGAAGGTGCGGCGTGCCGCCCTGCGTTGCATGTCACAGACTCAGATCTTGCCGACCAGGTCCAGGGACGGAGCCAGAGTGGCCTCGCCTTCTTTCCACTTGGCCGGGCAAACTTCGCCTGGGTGTGCAGCGACGTACTGAGCAGCCTTGATCTTGCGCAGCAGCTCGGAAGCGTCACGGCCAACGCCGCCATCGTTCAGTTCAACGATTTTGATCTGGCCTTCAGGGTTGATCACGAAGGTGCCACGGTCAGCCAGACCAGCTTCTTCGATCAGCACGTCGAAGTTGCGGGAGATAACGTGGGTCGGGTCGCCGATCATGGTGTATTCGATTTTGCCGATGGCTGGCGAAGTGTTGTGCCAGGCAGCGTGAGCAAAGTGGGTGTCGGTCGAAACGCTGTAGATTTCCACGCCCAGCTTCTTGAATTCAGCGTAGTTGTCGGCCAGGTCTTCCAGCTCGGTTGGGCAAACGAAGGTGAAGTCGGCTGGGTAGAAGAACACTACGGACCACTTGCCTTTCAAGTCAGCATCCGAGACTTGAACGAAGTCGCCGTTTTTGAACGCGGTAGCTTTGAACGGTTTTACTTGGCTGTTGATGATAGGCATCGATGACTCTCCGTCAGGGGTTATGAAGTTGATGGGTGAATCCTACCCACTCACTCGACGGAAGGCTCATTGGCAAACCTGATACTGCTGATTTGTTTTCGCTATTAGCTGACTGTATTAATAGAAGAAAACGATCTCTACGGTTGATCCGGCTTATCCATAATCCGAGCCATTCCCTGGAATGGGCTGACCTCAACATAGCGCATGGCGGATTTCATGTCCTTCCAGCCGACGTAACTCATCAGCGATTTCAGATCCCAACCGCTTTGATGCGCCCAGGTTGCAAAGCCGCGCCGCAACGAGTGACTGGTATAACCGGCGGCGGCAATCCCGGCGCGCTGCAAGGCCTGGCGCAGCAGAGGAATGATGCTGTTGGCGTGCAAGCCCTCTTCGCTCAGATTGCCCCAGCGATCAATGCTGCGGAAAACCGCGCCGCGTACCAGCGCGGCTTCCGTAATCCAGTCGATGTAAGCCTGCACCGGGCACAGTTTCAACAGCGCTGGCGCCTGATAGGTCTGCCCGAGATTTTCCCGATCACCCTTGCTGCGCGGCAGATACAAAGTGATTCCCTTGCCAGCACTCGCCTGCACATGCTCGATCTGCAAGCGGCACAACTCATCGCTGCGAAAGCCCCGCCAGAATCCCAACAGAATCAGCGCGCGATCACGATAGGCCTTGAGCAACGTCGGGCGGTCCTGTTCCTGCCGGGCGGTCTGCGCCTCGTGCTCCAGCCAATCGATCACTCGCTGCAGATCCTGCAGTTGCAACGGCTCGGCCTGTTTTTCCTGCGCCGGATGCAAGGCGCGAATCCCCTTGAACACCTTGCGCACCACTGGCGCCTTGGTCGGGTCGGCAAAACCCTGACTGCTGTGCCACTGCGCCAGCGCCGACAGACGCAGTTTCAGCGTATTAATCGACAACACCCCGGCGTGCTCCACCAGATAACGCGCAACGCTGTCGGCGGTGGCCGGCAGGAAACCGCCCCAAGACACCTCGAAATGCTCGATGGCCATGCGATAGCTGCGGCGGGTGTTGTCACGGGTGGCGGCTTGCAGATAGCGATCAATGTCACTCATGGGCAGTTTTCTCGCTGGCGTACTGGATCAGGCATGCAGATGCGCATTTTGCCGCCTGACACTGGGTAATACCAGTATATCCCGTCTGTTTTATTTTAAGGATTTACCTAAAAGTTCAGCATGGTACACTGCGTACTTTAGTGGCATGTACCACAGTACGTAACCGTAGGAGTTCACATGGCCCGTGGCGGCATTACCAAAGCGCTGGTGCAAATCGCGCGCACTGCGATTCTGGCTCGCGGCGAACACCCGAGCATCGATGCAGTACGCATCGAAATGGGCAACACCGGCTCGAAAACCACGATCCATCGCTATCTGAAAGAATTGGATGACGGCGCGCAGCCGACCGAAGCGTCGGCGGAACCGATCGATGATGAGCTGACCGCCCTCGTCTCGCGCCTTGCTCAGCGCCTGAAAGAACAGGCGCAGGAACCCATCGAGCAAGCCCGCGAGCAGTTCGAAGAGCAGCGCGAAGCACTGGAAGCCGAGCTGAAACAGGCTCGCCAGGCGCTGGAAAAGCTCGAACACGACCACGATATTCAGGGTGCCGCGCTGCAACGCGAATCCGAAGCGCTAAGCAACACCCGCTCGATGCTGCAAACCGAACAGACGCGCAACGCTGGTCTGAATCAGGCATTGGCCGACTTTGAATTGCGCTTGCAGGACAAGGACGAACAGATCCGCTCGCTGGAAGAAAAGCACCTGCACGCCCGCGATGCGCTGGAGCATTACCGCAATGCCACCAAGGAACAGCGCGAGCAGGAACAGGCCCGCCATGAAGGGCAAATCCAGCAGATCCAGGCAGAACTGCGCCAGGCTCAGCAGAGCGCGCTGGTGCGTCAGGATGAGATTACTCAGCTGCACCGCGACAACGAACGCCTGCTCACCGAGAACCGTGGCACCCAGCGCGAGCTGAACCTGCTGCAGGACCAGCTCAAGCAGAGTAATCAGCGTCAGGATCAATTGCTCGAACAGGCCACACGAATGGACAGCGAGCGCACCCTGCTCCAGGAACGTCTGCGCGTGGCGACACTGGAAAGCCAGGCGCTCAAGCAGAGCGTCGACGAGCAGACGCAGCTAAATCAGTCCCTGGAAAAGGAATTGCTCAAGGCTCAGGCAAGCCTGGAAGACAGCCAGCGTCTGGCGGCTGCCGTTGCGGCAGCGCCAGACTCGGCCAAAGCGAAGGATGCTTAAGCGCTGACTGGCGTGCGCATGGTGACGAACTCTTCGGCGGCCGTCGGGTGCACCCCGATCGTGTCGTCGAAGTCGCGCTTGGTGGCGCCAGCCTTCAAGGCAATCGCCAGGCCCTGCACGATCTCGCCAGCGTCCGGGCCGACCATATGGCAGCCAAGCACCTTGTCAGTCCTGGCGTCGACCACCAGTTTCATCAGGGTTTTCTCCTGACAGCCTGTCAGGGTCAGCTTCATCGGGCGGAAGCGACTCTCGAAAATCACCACCTCATGGCCGCATTCGCGCGCTTCTTCTTCGCTTAAACCAACCGTGCCGATATTCGGCAGACTGAACACGGCGGTCGGGATCATCTTGTAAT
This genomic interval from Pseudomonas koreensis contains the following:
- the ahpF gene encoding alkyl hydroperoxide reductase subunit F, with protein sequence MLDANLKAQLKSYLERVTQPIEIVASLDDGAKSREMLDLLKDVASLSSQITLIDSGDDARKPSFSINRPGADISLHFAGIPMGHEFTSLVLALLQVGGHPSKASVEVIEQIRSLKGEFSFETYFSLSCQNCPDVVQALNLMAVLNPNIRHVAIDGALFQDEVNDRKIMAVPSIYLNGENFGQGRMGLEEILAKLDTGAIVRQAEKISAKEAFDVLVVGGGPAGASAAIYAARKGIRTGVVAERFGGQVLDTMAIENFISVQETEGPKLATALEEHVKQYDVDIMNLQRADKLIPGKNGELHEVRFASGATLKAKSVILATGARWREMNVPGEQEYRNKGVAYCPHCDGPLFKGKRVAVIGGGNSGVEAAIDLAGIVSHVTLLEFDVQLRADAVLQRKLHSLPNVTVITSAQTTEVTGNGEKVNGLRYKDRTTDELRTVELEGIFVQIGLLPNTDWLKGTIELSPRGEIIVDNRGETSIPGIFAAGDVTTVPYKQIVIAVGEGAKASLSAFDHLIRTSAPA
- a CDS encoding DNA-binding protein; protein product: MARGGITKALVQIARTAILARGEHPSIDAVRIEMGNTGSKTTIHRYLKELDDGAQPTEASAEPIDDELTALVSRLAQRLKEQAQEPIEQAREQFEEQREALEAELKQARQALEKLEHDHDIQGAALQRESEALSNTRSMLQTEQTRNAGLNQALADFELRLQDKDEQIRSLEEKHLHARDALEHYRNATKEQREQEQARHEGQIQQIQAELRQAQQSALVRQDEITQLHRDNERLLTENRGTQRELNLLQDQLKQSNQRQDQLLEQATRMDSERTLLQERLRVATLESQALKQSVDEQTQLNQSLEKELLKAQASLEDSQRLAAAVAAAPDSAKAKDA
- the ahpC gene encoding alkyl hydroperoxide reductase subunit C, which codes for MPIINSQVKPFKATAFKNGDFVQVSDADLKGKWSVVFFYPADFTFVCPTELEDLADNYAEFKKLGVEIYSVSTDTHFAHAAWHNTSPAIGKIEYTMIGDPTHVISRNFDVLIEEAGLADRGTFVINPEGQIKIVELNDGGVGRDASELLRKIKAAQYVAAHPGEVCPAKWKEGEATLAPSLDLVGKI
- a CDS encoding site-specific integrase — its product is MSDIDRYLQAATRDNTRRSYRMAIEHFEVSWGGFLPATADSVARYLVEHAGVLSINTLKLRLSALAQWHSSQGFADPTKAPVVRKVFKGIRALHPAQEKQAEPLQLQDLQRVIDWLEHEAQTARQEQDRPTLLKAYRDRALILLGFWRGFRSDELCRLQIEHVQASAGKGITLYLPRSKGDRENLGQTYQAPALLKLCPVQAYIDWITEAALVRGAVFRSIDRWGNLSEEGLHANSIIPLLRQALQRAGIAAAGYTSHSLRRGFATWAHQSGWDLKSLMSYVGWKDMKSAMRYVEVSPFQGMARIMDKPDQP